TTTCTGGGGATAAACACAACACCAATTCAAAATCTTCTCCCCCAAATAATGTCCACTTAAGAGCAGTGGCATCATCAGTAATATGGAGAATTTCGGCACAAGGGGCAATTTTATCTAAGTATATTCTCGCACCCTTATTGCTCTGTTGACAAATTTGTATAATGGCATCGGCTAACCCATCGCTACTATCCATCCCCGTTATGGGGGCATATGGATGGAGTCGGGGAATGACATCAAGACGGGGTTGAGGTTTTTGGTGAGCAAGGATTAATTTTTGTTTGATATTTTCTTGCAAATCTTGATATTTTTCAGGATACAAAAGAATTTCTAAACCTGCCCTTGAAAGTCCATGATTTCCAGTGGTTACAATCACATCCCCTGTTTGAGCGGTATTTCTCAGAATTTTTTGGTTTGCTTTTACTTCTCCTAAAGCCGTAATGGCGATCGCACAGCGCCACTCCGTGATCGCACTTACCTTCCCCCCAGTTAAATCACCCCCTATAATAAACGTATCAAATCGATCTAAACAATCCTTCATCCCCTGATAAAGAGATTCTAACCAATCCCAAGGAGTTTGAGGAGAAAGAGAAAGAGCCACGGTAATTCCCAAAGGATAAGCCCCCATAGCCGCTAAATCAGACAAATTAGCCGCCACACTACGCCAACCTACCATGTAAGGGGGTGTGGTGCGATCGCTAAAATGGACATTCTCCACCAACATATCACTACTAACCACCAACTCCATTCCCTCCGACACCTTAAAAACTGCCCCATCATCCCCCACCAAATTAGGATGACAATATTTTCTTAACCGCCTTAATAACTCATGTTCCCCTAAATCTTTTATTAACTCCATCCCCAAAAATTTTTATAATAAAACTAGCAAACCCTAACTAAATTGTTAAGGGCAACCTTAATAATTGTCAATCATCATGACAGAAGGCTTAATCCATTCCCTCGAAAGTTGTGGCACCGTTGACGGGCCTGGTATTCGTTTCGTTATCTTTACCCAAGGTTGCCCCCTCCGTTGCCTATACTGCCATAACCCCGACTGCCGACACCCCGAAGACGGCAAAAAAATTACCACCCAAGAATTAATCACCCAAATCAAAAAATATCGTTCCTATTTCCAATACTCAGGAGGAGGTGTCACCGTCACAGGAGGAGAGCCACTCATGCAACCCGAATTTGTTCAATCCATCTTTGAAGAATGTCACAAAATAGGTATCCATACCACCCTCGATACCTCTGGTTATGTCACCCTCAACGCAGCTAAACCCGTTCTCCAACACACCGACTTAGTATTATTAGATATAAAATCCTTTAATCCCGACACCTATCGCACCGTAACCAGTGTATCCATCGAACCAACCCTTAACTTCGCCAAATACCTAGCTAAAATCCATAAACCCACGTGGATTCGGTTTGTTTTAGTACCAGGATTAACCGATGCCCAAGACAATGTCCTAGGATTAGCCAAATTTGTCTCTCAACTTCCCAACGTCGAAAAAGTAGAAGTCTTACCATTTCATAAAATGGGAGAATATAAATGGGAACAACTAGGCTTCGATTATAAACTGAAGAATACCGAACCTCCCACTCAAGAATTAATTGAAAAAGTGACAAAAACCTTTCAACAATATAACCTAATCACTCAATAACCAAGAACTTGTTAACAAGTTTTAAGTTACTTTGTTCGCTCAAATTGTAATTAATATCGAGTCCGCTTAATAACTTATATCAAGTCCCCTTGATCACTTACAAATTAGCAGTATTAATATCTTAGTTCAATTTATTGAACGAACTACCATTAGTCGCGTAATTCATTACACGGTGGGGTAACTGCGAAGGTACAATCTATTTGTAACGAATTATCCGAACTTAATATTACAAATTACCAATATCAATATCTTAGTTAAATTGATTAAAAGAACTACCCTTAGCCGTGTAATTCATTACACGATGGATTTGTGAAGATACTTGATATAAAACTTACTTATTAAACTTAGACGCAGCCTCCTCAAAAGACTTTCCTAAATCCTCCCAAGCACCTTGAAAACCTTTAACCACAGTATCCCAAGCCTCATCACTAGAAGACTTTAACTTATTAAGATTTTCCTGCATTTCGGCTTTTTTACCCTCTAAATAGTCGATTCTTTTTTGTAAATCTGCCTGTGCATCTTCTCCCGCCTTATCAGCTTCAGCCTTTAAAGAATCTAACTTTGCTCCCCACTCTTTTAAGGTAGCTTCCATTTGCCCTTGTTTTAGTTCTCTATTTTCCATAACTGTAAATTATTCCTAAAATATTTTCACCTTCATAATAGATAAAAGAAATTTTTTTTTCCAGAGCCTAAAATTACGGTAATCCGTAATCCGATTTTAGAACCTAGAGCTGTAATCCAAGAAAAATAATTAAAAAGATATTAACAAAACATAATCTTTCTTAACTATTAATAATAGTAATATTTGCTTACATATAATTTTTATAAAATAAAGATACCA
The Cyanobacterium stanieri LEGE 03274 genome window above contains:
- the pflA gene encoding pyruvate formate-lyase-activating protein, translated to MTEGLIHSLESCGTVDGPGIRFVIFTQGCPLRCLYCHNPDCRHPEDGKKITTQELITQIKKYRSYFQYSGGGVTVTGGEPLMQPEFVQSIFEECHKIGIHTTLDTSGYVTLNAAKPVLQHTDLVLLDIKSFNPDTYRTVTSVSIEPTLNFAKYLAKIHKPTWIRFVLVPGLTDAQDNVLGLAKFVSQLPNVEKVEVLPFHKMGEYKWEQLGFDYKLKNTEPPTQELIEKVTKTFQQYNLITQ
- the thiL gene encoding thiamine-phosphate kinase, yielding MELIKDLGEHELLRRLRKYCHPNLVGDDGAVFKVSEGMELVVSSDMLVENVHFSDRTTPPYMVGWRSVAANLSDLAAMGAYPLGITVALSLSPQTPWDWLESLYQGMKDCLDRFDTFIIGGDLTGGKVSAITEWRCAIAITALGEVKANQKILRNTAQTGDVIVTTGNHGLSRAGLEILLYPEKYQDLQENIKQKLILAHQKPQPRLDVIPRLHPYAPITGMDSSDGLADAIIQICQQSNKGARIYLDKIAPCAEILHITDDATALKWTLFGGEDFELVLCLSPEKAEKLIKGDRPLIKRIGEITEEKPIILIDNSNPDSEVLLDSNEIFNHF